From the genome of Thermosynechococcus sp. NK55a:
CGGCATCCTGATGGAGCAGGATAAAGAGGTACGGGCGCAGTTGTGGCAGGGGAATGTGACTCCACTCACTGAGAAACTGATGCACTTCCCGCACGCCCACCTCAGTGTCACTGGTAACAATGTAAATTTCCAAGCGGTTACAGGTGCTGAGAATCGTGGCCTCCTGAATATGGGCGTAGCCGCGCAGATGTTGCAGTGCCCGCTCCCGCACATCCTCTGGCACACTCAATTTTTCGCGTACATCCACGGGGGCGGTTTTGTGACTCAAGCCAATAACAGCAATATTCATAGGAATCGGTTGATGTTCGGCTGCAACTCCATCAATTGTTGTATCAGGATTCTGGAGCCTTCTTCACGCTTGTTTGCAAGTCTTTACCAAAGGAGGGCAGTTGCTAAGGTACTAAGTTCTGTTAAGGGATTCAACAGTTCTGGTCTGTAGTCTGGTATTATTGAGAACAATAATCAATAAGCAATCAAAAAGCAGATATTAAATGCGAAAACCTTCACATTCATGGCCGTCCTACACCTATATTGCTGATCCCCATCTCGAAGGACAATGCTGGAGAGAACCGATGTCTAAGCTGATTTCCCTGGCAGAGGCTAAAGCTGGCGATCTCTACATGATTGCTCGGTTGACATGCCCTAACCCTCGAGAGCTTTTAGGAATGGGTCTAAAACCGGGAGTCATCATTACCATCCTGAAAAAAATAATCACGGTGCGGCGATGGTTGCTCTCAATGACCAGCGATTTTGCATTAACCACGCCTTAGCGCAACACATTTTGCTGGCAGCTGTCAAAGCGAGAGAGGTTCATCTACGTACTGCTCCCATTGGTGCCCGTCTACGCATTACCGGATATGCCCCTACTGCCCCTAGTTATAAACGTAAATTATTGGCAATGGGCTTGACCCCCGGCACTGAAATTGAGATTGTCCGCCATGCCCCCCTAGGTGATCCCACAGAGATTAAAGTGCGGGGTTTCCATTTGAGCCTACGTAAGGATGAGGCCGATGCACTGGAAGTTTCGCCCCTGTAACTAATGGAGTGTAGCATGACAGCAACTATTGCCTTGATTGGCAATCCTAACTGTGGTAAGACAACAATTTTCAATGGCCTTACAGGACTAAATCAGCGCGTTGGCAACTGGCCGGGAGTTACGGTTGAGCGCAAGCAGGGTTACTATCGCGATCAAGATCTAGTAGTAGAGGTGGTGGATTTGCCAGGCGTCTATGCCCTCGATGCTGAAGAGGGCACTGGAGTTGACGAGCAAATTGCCCGTAATTTCTTGCTAGAGGAGGCGTATGACTTAGTCGTAAACATCCTTGATGCTGCTAACCTGGAGCGTAATTTTTACCTGACCTCCCAGTTGCTAGACCGAGGCGTGCCGCTTATATTAGTGCTAAACATGATTGACAGAGCACAGGCTAATGGAATTAGTATTGATAGCCAAGTGCTCAGCCAGCGTTTAGGCATTCCGGTTCTTCCTTTTTGCGCCAAACAAAAGCTCTAC
Proteins encoded in this window:
- a CDS encoding FeoA family protein, encoding MVALNDQRFCINHALAQHILLAAVKAREVHLRTAPIGARLRITGYAPTAPSYKRKLLAMGLTPGTEIEIVRHAPLGDPTEIKVRGFHLSLRKDEADALEVSPL